AAGGGCCCCAGATTTATATTGGGTTACCCCTCCAACATTTAAAGGAGCTGGGACATTGTCTCCTGGTGGAACAGCTGTAGGTTCTGTCCATTGAGCAAAGACATACCAGACAAAGAGGAAACTAAAAGCAATTAGCCCTAAAGTTAGGGTAAGTGTTTTGTAGTTTACTTTTGACATATTATTTTTATTGCTCCCTGACTTTTTATTACTTTATTTGAAAGATAACAAAAGACCAGGTCAACAATTTTTTATTATTTTTATTTAGATTAACGAAGTTTATTTAATTCCTCAAGTTGTCTTTGGATTTCTTCTTCTGAAAGAACAGGTGGTTTTTCGCGAGCTTTTTCTATTTCTTCAAATTGGGTCTTCATTTCTTCTTCGGTTGAGGGTTTAGTGCCTGCTTTTTCCCTTAACTCTTCAATTTCTTTTAATTGTTGTTCTGTTATTGTTTCTTCTTTTGGTGAAGGAACTTCTGGAGGTGGAGCTTCTTTTTTTAGCCAGATTAAAATTAAAATTCCCAGAATAACAATAATCCCCAGGACTATCAAAATCAAAACCTGAGGAGTGAATTTCCAGCTTTTTTCTAAAGAGATCTTTGAATTCGTGAAATTAGTCATTTTATTGTTGGTTTATTGCTTCATCAATTATATCTTATAAGAAAGATAATAATATGACTAGGCGATAGCTTTTAATTGTTTAATTTATCTTAGCAAGAAAAGTAATTGTCAACAATATAAGTTACTAACAAATAGCCCGCGCTTTCAGCGCGGGCCGTTTAATTTTTTTCTAAAATATTTTTTTATTTAGCTCGTTTATTTTTTATCCTTTAGGTTTAATTACTTCATCAATGATTCCGTATTCTTTAGCTTCAGGAGCCGACAAATAAAAATCTCTGTCGGTATCTTTCTCAATCTTTTCAAAGGGCTGGCCGGTATGTCGAGCTAAGATTTTATTAAGTTTTTCTTTAATTTTAATAATTTGGCGGGCAGTTATTTCTATTTCTATAGCCTCACCGGTTACTCCGCCAGCTACCTGGTGAAGTAAAATTTCAGCATTGGGTAGGGAAAAACGTTTTCCTTTGGCCCCAGCCGCCAGAAGAGTGGCTCCCATTGAGCCTGCCAAACCAATACAAACTGTTGAAATTTGGCATTTGACATACTGCATAGTGTCATAAATTGCTAAGCCGGCAGTAACTGAACCTCCGGGAGTATTAATGTAAAGCTTAATTTCTTTATTATGGTTGTGACTGGCCAAAAAAAGCATTTGGGCAATGATTGAATTAGCAACAGGATCAATAATGGGACCTGCCAAAAAAATTATTCTGTCTTTCAAAAGCCGGGAATAAATATCATATGCCCGCTCTCCATATTGTGATTTTTCAATGACAGTTGGAATTAAATTCATAATTATTAGTGTTTAATCATTTTCTGAAAAACTCTCAAGCTTTTCAAAAGTTTTTTCGTTTCTTATTTCACCTTCAATATATAATTTTAATTTTTCCAGGTCAAGTTGTTTTTTAGCCTCTTTTATATCTTGATAATTGCTCAGAACTTTGTCAATTCTATTTTTAATTTCTTCTTCTGTAATTTCGATATTTTCAGTTGTTGCAATCTTATTTAAAACTAAAAATCCTTTAATCCTTGTTTCCGCTTCTTGACGCAGAGGCTGTTTGACAGCTTCCTCTGTTTGATTGACTTTTTTTAAATAATCTTCAAAACTAATCTGGAATTTGTCAGCTATCTCTTTTTTAAAATTCTCAAGCATTCGATTTTCCTCTGCTATAATTAAAACCTGGGGAATTTCCCAGGAAATTTTCTCTATTATTTTTTTTAAGATTTCCCGGTGAATTCTTTGTTTCTCAAGGCCTTCTTTCTCTAAATTTAATCCTCGAATAATATTTTGTTTTAAAGCAGCGACATTCTCAAATTGACCCAAAGACCGGGCAAACTGGTCGTTAATTTCTGGGGGCTCCATTTTCTGAACAGATATCATTTTAACCTCAAGATTCACCTCTTTGCCAGCTAACCCCCCACCGCTTTTAGTGTCGTTTGTTTGGGTAGCCCCCCCTTCCATAAAAGTAGTGGGGGGTTGGAAATGTTCTTTTGGAAACTGCAGGGAAAATGTTTTTTTCTCGCTAGCTTCCATTCCTTCTAGTTTTTCTTCAAAACCAGGGATTAAACGGCCTTGACCCAACAAAAAAGCATCTTTTTGTTTTGCGCCTCCTTCAATGTTGGGGGAAGAAAATTCAATCTCAACAAAATCTCCTTTTTGGGCTGGCCTGGCAATTTGGCTAAATTTTGCCCGGCTGCGTTGAAGAAACGAGAGTGCTTCTTTAATTTCTTTTTCTTCTACTAAAACTTTTTTCTTTTTACAGGAAACTGCAATTTTTTTATAATCTGGCAGGATAATTTCTGGTAAAACCGAAATTTTAACTTTAAACAATAGTTCTTTATCTGCTTGGAGAGAAGATAGAATTTCAGTTTTTGGATTAGCCACAGCTGTAATTTTATTTTTAGAAATAACCCTAAGATAATTTTCTCTAATAGCCAGTTGGGCAGCTTCTTTTAAAATTTTATCCTGACCAATTTCTTTTTCTATAATTTCTTTTGGCACTTTTCCTTTGCGGAATCCTTTAACCTTAAGATTCTGGCCGAGCTGGAAAATTGCTTTATCAATAAAACCTTGAAATTCTGGAGCCGAAATTTGAATTTTAATTTCAAGCTGAGATTTTGGTAATTTTTCTATTGAAAAATCCATAAAAATATAGAGATATTCCCAAAACAAAGGATTAGAGAGACAGTCTTGGGACTGTCTCTCTAATCACCCTTAAAATCTAAGGTTTTTAGACTAAAAATCCGACAATTAGTAATGCGACTATATTCAAAACCTTTATCATGGGATTAATAGCAGGCCCTGCAGTATCTTTATAGGGGTCACCAACCGTGTCGCCGGTAACAGCTGACTGGTGGGCAAAAGAACCTTTGCCGCCCAAGTTCCCTTCTTCAATATATTTTTTAGCATTATCCCAGGCGGCTCCCCCTGAAGTCATAGATATTGCCACAAAAAGACCAGTAATGATTGAACCGATTAAAAGCCCTCCCAAAGCTTCTGGTCCTAAAACCAAGCCGATTAAAACGGGGGTAACAACCGGCAGCAAAGCAGGCAAAATCATTTCTCTTAGAGCAGATTTGGTAACAATATCAACGCATCTTTTATAGTCTGGTTTGGCCTTCCCTTCCATTAATCCTTTAATTTCTCTAAATTGTCTTCTAACTTCATCAACCACTTTTGAGGCGGCCCTACCCACAGCTTCCATGGCTTGGGCGGCAAAAAGATAGGGCAATAACCCGCCAATAAAAAGCCCAACCAAAACTCTCGGGTCTCCTAAAGAAAATTGGATTTTAAACCCCAATCCCTGTAATTCTTGAGTATAAACAGAAAAAAGAATTATGGCAGCAAGGCCGGCTGAAGTTATAGCATAAGCCTTGGTGATAGCCTTGGTTGTGTTGCCAACAGCATCTAAAGAGTCTGTAACTTTTCTGATTTTAGAGTCCAAACCTGCCATTTCAGCAATACCCGAAGCATTATCAGTAATAGGGCCATAAGCATCAATGGCGATAACTATACCGGTAAGAGAAAGAAGACTTAGGGTGGCTAAAGCTACGCCGTAAATTCCTCCCAGCCAGAAACTAATTAAAATTCCTAAAGAAATCAGAATTACAATAGGCGCCGTAGACCTCATGCCAACAGCGAGACCCGCAATAATATTGGTGGCATGGCCGGTTTCAGACGCTTTGGCTATGGTTTTTACTGGACGGTATTTTGTTGAAGTAAAATATTCAGTAATTAAAAAGACAAAAGCCGTCATTAGTAAACCTACTAAGGCTGAAAAATAAAGAGAAAATGAAGGAAGAGAGAGCTCAATCTCGGCTGCCTTGATTGCAGGATAGAAACCGACAGCTGAAATGAGGCCGGCTCCAATTAGTCCTCGATAGAGAGCTGCCATTATATTCTGGTTTTTGCCGAGCCTGACGAAAAAGACAGCAATTACTGAACCCATGAGAGCAATGGTAGCCAGCAGGATGGGCAAGAGAATGGCTTGGGATTGACCGAGAAAAATTAAATTACCCAAAATCATGACGGCAATCAAAGTAACAGCATAAGTTTCAAAGAGGTCAGCTGCCATTCCGGCGCAATCACCAACATTGTCACCAACCTGGTCTGCAATTACAGCTGGATTTCGGGGATCGTCTTCAGGAATACCAGCCTCTATTTTTCCAACCAGATCAGCCCCTACATCAGCAGCCTTAGTATAGATGCCCCCTCCTAATCTAGCAAAAATAGAAATTAGACTTCCGCCAAACCCTAAAGCTATCAGGGCAGTCAAGTCTTTGGTCAAAAAATAAAAACCAGAGACGCTTAAGAGTCCAAGTCCAGCCACCAAGAGACCAGTTACTGATCCCCCTCGAAAAGCCAGAGATAAGGCCGAAGCCAATCCTTTTTTGGCAGCCTCTGCTACTCTGACATTGGCTTGAGTAGAAACCATCATTCCCAAGATTCCAGATGTAGCGGAAAATATAGCTCCAACCGAAAACCCCAAAGCGGACTTTAGGCCGAGGAATTTTAAAAGGATAAAGAATATGACTAAAGCTACAATGCCAATTGTTTTGTATTGCCTTTTCAGAAAGGTTTTGGCCCCCTCTCGGATTGCTTCTGATATCTCAATCATTTTTTTCGATCCTGAAGAACTTTTTTGAACTTCCCAACTCAGGAAAAGGGCAAAAATTATAGCGGAGATGGAAGAAATTATAGCAATTATAAAAATCATAATAAATTAAAACTATTTTTTTTGAGAGTTTTCTTTTTTCTTTTTGCGCTTCTTCGGCGCATCCGCCGAAGAGGCTGATCTCCTTTTCGGTTTTTCCTTGCCCTCCGAAGCCTTCTTGTCCGCCGACTTGCCCGCCAAAGCTTCAGCGTCGGCGGGAGCTTTAGCGGAGGTGGAAGCGAAAGAAGGTTCTTTTTCTGATTCTTCTCCGGGTTTCTCCTCTTTCCCGGGTTCTTCGATTTTTACTTCTTCTTTTTTTGCTTCTTCTGAACTTTTTACATCAATTTTCCATCCAGTCAGCTTGGCAGCTAATCTGACGTTTTGACCATTTTTACCGATAGCTAAAGACAGTTGATCTTCCGGAACCATGACTAAGGCTTTATTTTTTGGAAGAATTTTTACTTCTTGAACCTTAGCTGGACTTAAGGCATTGGCAATATATTTTTCTGGATCTTCTGAATATTCGATAATATCAATTTTTTCTCCTCCTAGTTCTGAAATTACTGCCGTTACCCTTGCTCCTCTTTGTCCGACCGCTGATCCAATAGGATCCACTCCTTCTGTTTGAGAGAAAACCGCAATTTTCGATCGGGACCCTGCTTCTCTGGCGATTGATTTGATTTGGACCTGATCTTGGCTGATTTCCGGCACTTCTAACTCAAAGAGTTTGGAAATTATTTTTGGATAAGCTCGGGAAAGAAAGACAGCTGGTCCTTTAGGATTGTCTTCTACTTTTAAAATGTAGACTTTGAGCCTTTGGCCCGGCCGATAGAATTCTTTTTGGACCTGTTCTTCTGTGGGCAAAATTCCCAAAGTTTTACCAATATCTAGAAAGACATTCCCACCTTCAATTCTTTGGACTATTCCTGAGATTATTTCTCCCTCTTTGTCTTTATATTCCCTGAAAATCACGCTTCTTTCCGCTTCTCTAATCTTTTGTAAAATGACTTGTTTTGCAGTTTGAGCTGCAATTCGGCCAAAATCTATTTTAACTTTCAAGGGAATTGAAAGCACTTCCCCTGGTTTTATTTTTTTGTTCTCTTTTTTCGCCTCTTCAAGAAGAATGTGTTTTTCTGGATTAAACCGGACTTTTTTTTCTTCTTCTTGCATCTGGCCTTTTTCTTCTTTTTTTTCCACCAATTCTTCTTCCGAAAGGATCATCGATTGGTTGACCACCAATTTTTCTTGCCAGAATTTGGTTTTACCAGTTTCAAGGTTAAGCTCAGCTAAAATTTTTTGTCCTCGTTTTCCATAATCTTTTTTATAGGCTGCAGCTATTGCCTGTTCTGTAATTTCTTTAACCGTTTCTCGGGGAATGTCTTTTTCTTCGACAATTTGAGAGATGGCTGAAATAAAAGATTTGATGTCCATAAGCGCTTCGCTAAAATAAAATATAAAAAATATTTTTGGGTTTTTATATTTTTGTTTTTTTACCTCCGAACGGAGCGAGACGAATAAATGAATGTATTCATTTATTCACGAACGAGTGAGGAGGCAAGGTTCTGACGAAGTCAGGTTCTTATTTTTAGTTTTTTATCTTTATAAAAAGTGTCCGTTTTCCAACGGACATAACTCTTTCAACAGATTAAACTCTTTTAGTTTAACAAACATAGACTTAATGTCAACCCTTCACCTTTGGCTAAGGGTGAAGGGTTGACCCTCAAGATAACCTACCTATTCTCTTACCAACCGGAGAGTCATTCGATGCTCTTTCGGTTCAATTAAGAGAATTTTAAAATTGTAATTTTTATCAATCCTTAAATCTTCTTCCATTTTCTTTTGAGAACCAAATTCAGAAATGTGGCAAAGCCCTTGGATTTTAGGAGCAATCCGGACAAAAGCACCGAAAGGGTTTAATTTACTCACTTTGCCTGAAACAACACCTCCTTTTTTGTATTTTTTTTCAATGCCTTCCCAGGGGTCTTTTTTCAAAGCTTTTAATGAAAGAGAAACTTTATCATCTGAAATTTCAATAATTTTTGCCCTTACTTTTTGACCAATTTTGACTATCTCTAAAGGGTCTTCAACAATTTTCCAGTCTAACTCTGAAATATGGATTAAGCCTTCAAGGGAGAAGGTATTATTGATTGAAGTTGGAGCTTTGGCGGGTTTGTCTTGAATAAGAGGACCTTCTTTCGCCGAAGGGCTTCGGCCTTCGCCGACCGTAGTCGGCTTCGGCCGACGAAGGTCGGAGGGTAAAAATTTTATGAAA
This genomic interval from Candidatus Nealsonbacteria bacterium contains the following:
- a CDS encoding ATP-dependent Clp protease proteolytic subunit — translated: MIMNLIPTVIEKSQYGERAYDIYSRLLKDRIIFLAGPIIDPVANSIIAQMLFLASHNHNKEIKLYINTPGGSVTAGLAIYDTMQYVKCQISTVCIGLAGSMGATLLAAGAKGKRFSLPNAEILLHQVAGGVTGEAIEIEITARQIIKIKEKLNKILARHTGQPFEKIEKDTDRDFYLSAPEAKEYGIIDEVIKPKG
- the tig gene encoding trigger factor, with translation MDFSIEKLPKSQLEIKIQISAPEFQGFIDKAIFQLGQNLKVKGFRKGKVPKEIIEKEIGQDKILKEAAQLAIRENYLRVISKNKITAVANPKTEILSSLQADKELLFKVKISVLPEIILPDYKKIAVSCKKKKVLVEEKEIKEALSFLQRSRAKFSQIARPAQKGDFVEIEFSSPNIEGGAKQKDAFLLGQGRLIPGFEEKLEGMEASEKKTFSLQFPKEHFQPPTTFMEGGATQTNDTKSGGGLAGKEVNLEVKMISVQKMEPPEINDQFARSLGQFENVAALKQNIIRGLNLEKEGLEKQRIHREILKKIIEKISWEIPQVLIIAEENRMLENFKKEIADKFQISFEDYLKKVNQTEEAVKQPLRQEAETRIKGFLVLNKIATTENIEITEEEIKNRIDKVLSNYQDIKEAKKQLDLEKLKLYIEGEIRNEKTFEKLESFSEND
- the nusA gene encoding transcription termination/antitermination protein NusA, with the translated sequence MDIKSFISAISQIVEEKDIPRETVKEITEQAIAAAYKKDYGKRGQKILAELNLETGKTKFWQEKLVVNQSMILSEEELVEKKEEKGQMQEEEKKVRFNPEKHILLEEAKKENKKIKPGEVLSIPLKVKIDFGRIAAQTAKQVILQKIREAERSVIFREYKDKEGEIISGIVQRIEGGNVFLDIGKTLGILPTEEQVQKEFYRPGQRLKVYILKVEDNPKGPAVFLSRAYPKIISKLFELEVPEISQDQVQIKSIAREAGSRSKIAVFSQTEGVDPIGSAVGQRGARVTAVISELGGEKIDIIEYSEDPEKYIANALSPAKVQEVKILPKNKALVMVPEDQLSLAIGKNGQNVRLAAKLTGWKIDVKSSEEAKKEEVKIEEPGKEEKPGEESEKEPSFASTSAKAPADAEALAGKSADKKASEGKEKPKRRSASSADAPKKRKKKKENSQKK
- a CDS encoding sodium-translocating pyrophosphatase — its product is MIFIIAIISSISAIIFALFLSWEVQKSSSGSKKMIEISEAIREGAKTFLKRQYKTIGIVALVIFFILLKFLGLKSALGFSVGAIFSATSGILGMMVSTQANVRVAEAAKKGLASALSLAFRGGSVTGLLVAGLGLLSVSGFYFLTKDLTALIALGFGGSLISIFARLGGGIYTKAADVGADLVGKIEAGIPEDDPRNPAVIADQVGDNVGDCAGMAADLFETYAVTLIAVMILGNLIFLGQSQAILLPILLATIALMGSVIAVFFVRLGKNQNIMAALYRGLIGAGLISAVGFYPAIKAAEIELSLPSFSLYFSALVGLLMTAFVFLITEYFTSTKYRPVKTIAKASETGHATNIIAGLAVGMRSTAPIVILISLGILISFWLGGIYGVALATLSLLSLTGIVIAIDAYGPITDNASGIAEMAGLDSKIRKVTDSLDAVGNTTKAITKAYAITSAGLAAIILFSVYTQELQGLGFKIQFSLGDPRVLVGLFIGGLLPYLFAAQAMEAVGRAASKVVDEVRRQFREIKGLMEGKAKPDYKRCVDIVTKSALREMILPALLPVVTPVLIGLVLGPEALGGLLIGSIITGLFVAISMTSGGAAWDNAKKYIEEGNLGGKGSFAHQSAVTGDTVGDPYKDTAGPAINPMIKVLNIVALLIVGFLV